Proteins co-encoded in one Kribbella solani genomic window:
- a CDS encoding ThuA domain-containing protein — protein MKVLVWGENRHEQVEPHVREIYPDGMHETIAAGIRENLDADVSTTTLDEPEHGLTEEVLAGTDVLVWWGHAAHGEVDDKVVDRVYQQVLSGMGLIVLHSGHWSKIFGKLMGTTCTLRWRSERDRELVWTVNPTHPIAQGVPHPIVIEQQEMYGEYFDIPVPDELVFVSSFSGGEVFRSGCTFRRGHGKIFFFSPGDQDYPVYHHQDVRKVIANGVQWAQTDLPERKVPTLLRYETGDFFTGHGYTGPIEERADD, from the coding sequence ATGAAGGTACTTGTCTGGGGCGAGAACCGGCACGAACAGGTCGAGCCGCACGTCCGGGAGATCTACCCGGACGGCATGCACGAGACCATCGCCGCCGGCATCCGCGAGAACCTGGACGCGGACGTGTCCACCACCACCCTGGACGAACCGGAGCACGGTCTGACCGAGGAGGTGCTGGCCGGTACGGACGTACTGGTCTGGTGGGGTCATGCCGCGCACGGCGAGGTCGACGACAAGGTGGTCGACCGGGTGTACCAGCAGGTCCTGTCGGGTATGGGCCTGATCGTGCTGCACTCCGGTCACTGGTCGAAGATCTTCGGCAAGCTGATGGGTACGACCTGCACGCTGCGCTGGCGCAGTGAACGCGATCGGGAGCTGGTCTGGACGGTGAATCCGACGCATCCGATCGCACAGGGCGTACCGCATCCGATCGTGATCGAGCAGCAGGAGATGTACGGCGAGTACTTCGACATCCCGGTACCGGACGAACTGGTCTTCGTGTCCTCGTTCTCCGGTGGCGAGGTGTTCCGTTCCGGCTGCACCTTCCGCCGTGGGCACGGGAAGATCTTCTTCTTCTCGCCGGGCGACCAGGACTACCCGGTGTACCACCACCAGGACGTCCGGAAGGTGATTGCGAACGGCGTCCAGTGGGCACAGACGGACCTCCCCGAACGAAAGGTTCCGACCTTGCTGCGTTACGAGACCGGCGACTTCTTCACCGGACACGGTTACACCGGCCCGATCGAGGAGCGCGCGGATGACTGA
- a CDS encoding Gfo/Idh/MocA family protein: protein MTEPVRLLQAGAGGMGRAWLRTIAADPDVELAGLVDLDVEVARAAADEHGFRDVPVAASIDELAGAADALIDVTVPAAHPKVSVDALLRGLPVLCEKPLAETVRECLGMVAAAEVSGKLLMVSQSRRYFRAVTAFQRQLAELGPIGTLTCEFYKAPHFSGFRERMAEPLLVDMAIHQFDLSRKLIGAEPVSVYCDSYNPSWSWFDGNAAASAIFTYTDGTRFAFSGSWCAAGLETSWNGRWRASTPGGTATWDGDNAPIAALSSGEDLPAVMTDDPEEIAGSLTEFVNAVRTSTTPQSEVHANVVSIAMVEAAVRSARAGVPVQIADVITDAYAEALETITTPSLQAALAAWPNPLKAVGLD, encoded by the coding sequence ATGACTGAACCCGTACGCCTGCTGCAGGCCGGCGCCGGTGGGATGGGCCGGGCCTGGCTGCGGACCATCGCCGCCGACCCGGACGTCGAGCTGGCCGGCCTGGTCGATCTCGACGTCGAGGTGGCCCGGGCGGCCGCGGACGAGCACGGGTTCCGTGACGTCCCGGTGGCGGCGTCGATCGACGAGCTGGCCGGTGCGGCGGACGCGCTGATCGACGTGACGGTGCCGGCCGCGCACCCGAAGGTGAGTGTGGACGCCTTGCTGCGCGGGCTGCCGGTGCTGTGCGAGAAGCCGCTGGCCGAGACAGTGCGGGAGTGTCTCGGCATGGTCGCCGCGGCTGAGGTGAGCGGGAAACTGCTGATGGTGTCGCAGTCCCGGCGGTACTTCCGGGCCGTCACCGCGTTCCAGCGGCAGCTCGCCGAGCTCGGCCCGATCGGTACGCTGACCTGCGAGTTCTACAAGGCGCCGCACTTCAGCGGTTTCCGGGAACGGATGGCCGAGCCGCTGCTGGTCGACATGGCGATCCACCAGTTCGACCTCTCCCGGAAGCTGATCGGCGCCGAGCCGGTGTCGGTGTACTGCGACTCGTACAACCCGTCCTGGAGCTGGTTCGACGGGAATGCCGCGGCGTCCGCGATCTTCACGTACACCGACGGCACCCGGTTCGCGTTCTCCGGTAGCTGGTGTGCCGCCGGCCTGGAGACGTCCTGGAACGGCCGGTGGCGCGCCAGTACGCCCGGCGGCACGGCCACCTGGGACGGCGACAACGCTCCGATCGCGGCACTCTCCTCCGGCGAAGACCTGCCCGCCGTGATGACCGACGATCCCGAGGAGATCGCCGGTTCGCTGACCGAGTTCGTGAACGCCGTTCGCACGTCGACCACGCCCCAGTCCGAAGTGCATGCCAATGTCGTGAGCATCGCCATGGTCGAGGCGGCCGTACGCTCCGCCCGCGCCGGCGTCCCGGTCCAGATCGCCGACGTGATCACCGACGCGTACGCCGAGGCCCTGGAAACCATCACCACCCCCTCCCTCCAAGCCGCCTTGGCCGCCTGGCCCAACCCCCTGAAGGCCGTCGGCCTCGACTGA
- a CDS encoding low temperature requirement protein A has translation MSEAMTRARLVPMRPRDPGEPGRVASSLELFFDLVFVVAVSVAASQLHHALSEQHVGSGLLSFAMVFFAIWWAWMNFTWFATSFATDDWLYRLLTIVQMSGVLVLAAGIERVFTEKDFRVVVLAYVVMRVAMIAQWLRASRSAGESRRATLLYAGGIAFVQVLWLVFLVLPESIQLAAWVVFVVVEISVPVVAERRGTTPWHPHHITERYSLFTLILLGESLLASANAIIEAVHDHEALGPLISLSVLTLVVTAALWWIYFWPPHHTAITSFGRSLRYGYVHYFVFAAAGAFSAGIEVEIDVITHHTELSEIAASYTVTVPIAIFVLGIWWIALRDNADRVVNLVVPLGAVLVLLDPLIPVPFALTAVFMALVVATLVVRPPVSQE, from the coding sequence ATGAGTGAAGCGATGACGCGGGCCCGGTTGGTGCCGATGCGGCCTAGAGATCCGGGGGAGCCTGGGCGGGTGGCGTCGTCGCTGGAGCTGTTCTTCGACCTGGTGTTCGTGGTCGCGGTCAGTGTGGCTGCTTCCCAGTTGCATCACGCGTTGTCGGAGCAGCACGTCGGCAGTGGGTTGCTGTCGTTCGCGATGGTGTTCTTCGCGATCTGGTGGGCGTGGATGAACTTCACCTGGTTCGCCACCTCGTTCGCCACCGACGACTGGCTGTACCGGTTGCTCACGATCGTGCAGATGAGCGGCGTACTGGTGCTGGCCGCCGGGATCGAGCGGGTGTTCACCGAGAAGGACTTCAGGGTCGTCGTCCTCGCGTACGTGGTGATGCGGGTGGCGATGATCGCGCAGTGGCTGCGGGCCTCGCGCTCGGCGGGTGAGAGCCGGCGCGCGACGCTGCTCTACGCCGGTGGGATCGCGTTCGTGCAGGTGCTCTGGCTGGTGTTCCTGGTGCTGCCGGAATCGATCCAGCTCGCCGCCTGGGTGGTGTTCGTGGTCGTCGAGATCTCCGTACCGGTGGTGGCCGAGCGGCGCGGGACGACGCCGTGGCATCCGCATCACATCACCGAGCGGTACAGCCTGTTCACGCTGATCCTGCTCGGCGAGAGCCTGCTCGCGTCCGCGAACGCGATCATCGAGGCAGTCCACGACCACGAGGCGCTCGGTCCGCTGATTTCGCTGTCCGTACTGACGCTGGTGGTCACCGCCGCGCTCTGGTGGATCTACTTCTGGCCGCCGCACCACACCGCGATCACGTCGTTCGGGCGGTCGCTGCGGTACGGGTACGTGCACTACTTCGTGTTCGCCGCGGCCGGTGCGTTCTCCGCCGGTATCGAGGTCGAGATCGACGTGATCACCCATCACACCGAGCTGAGCGAGATCGCGGCGTCGTACACCGTGACCGTACCGATCGCGATCTTCGTCCTCGGCATCTGGTGGATCGCCCTCCGGGACAACGCCGACCGCGTGGTGAACCTGGTCGTCCCGCTCGGCGCCGTCCTGGTCCTGCTGGACCCGCTGATCCCGGTCCCGTTCGCACTAACCGCAGTGTTCATGGCACTGGTGGTCGCGACCCTGGTGGTGCGACCGCCTGTCAGCCAGGAGTAG
- the murQ gene encoding N-acetylmuramic acid 6-phosphate etherase, whose amino-acid sequence MTSPTEQRNPRTLAIDAVGTSEILHLVNNEDARVAGAVATVIPELTKAVDAAVEAIRGGGRVHYFGAGTSGRLAVLDAAELLPTFHVPDGLVVAHHAGGMEALLRAVENVEDSEDGGALDAAAVTAQDLVVGLAASGSTPYVAGALKAARAAGATTVLVTSNPDAPLAPLADIVVAADTGPEVIAGSTRLKAGSAQKMILNAFSTTLMIKLGRTWSNLMVDLVATNKKLRGRMLRILGEATGADETACETALAAADGELKPALVHLLTGAPIPAAQAALEAAHGRVATALAELGSATTPG is encoded by the coding sequence GTGACCTCACCGACTGAGCAGCGCAACCCGAGGACGCTCGCCATCGACGCGGTGGGCACGTCCGAAATCCTCCATCTGGTCAACAACGAGGACGCCCGGGTCGCCGGCGCCGTCGCGACCGTCATCCCGGAGCTGACGAAGGCCGTGGACGCTGCCGTCGAGGCGATCCGTGGCGGCGGCCGGGTGCACTACTTCGGCGCCGGGACGTCCGGCCGGCTGGCGGTGCTGGACGCCGCCGAGCTGCTGCCGACCTTCCACGTGCCGGACGGGCTGGTGGTCGCCCACCACGCCGGCGGCATGGAGGCCCTGCTCCGCGCGGTCGAGAACGTCGAGGACTCCGAGGACGGTGGCGCCCTGGACGCGGCCGCCGTCACCGCTCAGGACCTCGTCGTCGGCCTCGCTGCTTCCGGGAGCACGCCGTACGTGGCCGGCGCGCTGAAGGCCGCCCGCGCGGCCGGCGCGACCACCGTACTGGTGACGTCGAACCCGGACGCCCCGCTGGCGCCGCTGGCCGACATCGTGGTCGCGGCGGACACCGGCCCCGAGGTGATCGCGGGCTCCACCCGGCTGAAGGCCGGCAGCGCGCAGAAGATGATTCTGAACGCGTTCTCAACCACGCTGATGATCAAACTCGGCCGCACCTGGTCGAACCTGATGGTCGACCTGGTCGCCACCAACAAGAAGCTCCGCGGCCGGATGCTGCGCATCCTCGGCGAGGCCACCGGCGCCGACGAGACCGCCTGCGAGACCGCGCTGGCCGCGGCCGACGGCGAGCTCAAGCCGGCTTTGGTGCACCTGCTCACCGGTGCCCCCATCCCGGCCGCCCAGGCCGCGCTGGAGGCCGCCCACGGCCGCGTAGCCACTGCCCTCGCCGAGCTGGGCTCGGCAACTACTCCTGGCTGA
- a CDS encoding MurR/RpiR family transcriptional regulator: MNSTTSPEPTGPLLVRVRAVMPALAPAEQRVANAVLADPGGVAAMTISELAEVASTSETTVIRFCKQIGVPGYPQLRLQLAAQSAQESAHPEVGGDIEPGDSLADVVSKVAFADERAVRETAQQVDVDTLAKVVDAVAKAPRVDLYGFAASAFVALDLQQKLHRIRRVAFAWSDVHIALTSAALLGEGDVAIGISHTGTTVEVVEALEEAAKHGATTVAVTNFPRSPLARTADLVLTTAARETTYRSGAMASRIAQLTVIDCLFIGVAQQVLPDARKALEETASAVRGHRLKGSE, from the coding sequence ATGAATTCAACGACCTCTCCAGAACCCACGGGGCCGCTGCTGGTCCGGGTCCGCGCGGTGATGCCCGCGCTGGCGCCGGCCGAGCAGCGGGTGGCGAACGCGGTCCTCGCGGACCCGGGCGGAGTGGCGGCGATGACGATCTCCGAACTGGCCGAGGTGGCATCCACCTCGGAGACCACGGTCATCCGGTTCTGCAAGCAGATCGGTGTCCCCGGCTATCCGCAGCTCCGCCTGCAGCTGGCGGCCCAGTCGGCGCAGGAGAGCGCGCACCCCGAGGTGGGCGGTGACATCGAGCCCGGGGACTCGCTGGCCGACGTGGTCAGCAAGGTCGCGTTCGCCGACGAGCGGGCGGTCCGGGAGACCGCCCAGCAGGTCGACGTGGACACCCTGGCCAAGGTGGTGGACGCGGTCGCCAAGGCGCCCCGGGTCGACCTGTACGGCTTCGCGGCCAGCGCGTTCGTCGCGCTCGACCTGCAGCAGAAGCTGCACCGGATTCGCCGGGTCGCGTTCGCCTGGTCGGACGTACACATCGCCCTGACCAGCGCGGCGCTGCTCGGCGAGGGCGACGTCGCGATCGGGATCTCGCACACCGGGACCACGGTCGAGGTGGTCGAGGCGCTCGAGGAGGCCGCCAAGCACGGCGCCACCACCGTCGCGGTGACAAACTTTCCCCGCTCCCCGCTGGCCCGGACGGCCGACCTGGTGCTGACCACCGCGGCCCGGGAGACGACGTACCGGTCCGGGGCGATGGCGAGCCGGATCGCGCAACTGACGGTGATCGACTGCCTGTTCATCGGAGTCGCTCAGCAGGTGCTGCCGGACGCCCGGAAGGCGCTCGAGGAGACTGCGAGTGCGGTACGTGGGCACCGGCTCAAAGGATCCGAGTGA
- a CDS encoding serine hydrolase domain-containing protein, protein MATPAVAGSNDSGRFDRPHDGYAPKTTLLRDATPAQAGLDPAPIDAALAQVAAWTKPIGTAKPMYAGAVTLLGHNGKIVTRTATGLAVKYADGQGTELPPDQQLPMRTDTIFDMASVSKLFTSIVVMQLVEKGKVDLDAPIATYVPEFAQNGKEHVSVLQALTHTSGFPSWLPLWSSGKTPEERLQLALTAKLQDPPGTKYLYSDLNLIALGELAHRVTGKTLDKLVADGITKPLQMRDTGYNPDAKKKPRIAATEYQSSPPRGMVWGSVHDENAWSLGGVAGHAGVFSTADDMAVLAQALLNGGSYRGARILKESSVTAMITNFNQSFPGNDHGLGFELNQRWYMGGLSGPRTAGHTGYTGTSLVIDFDSRSFAILLSNRVHPSRDWGSNSPARRAVAQGLALALGVGPRHGKDAWFSGTADNATTTLATRIAVPPTGAKLAFDLFIDTEDTDLLYLETSSDGTTWTKVPFSVLDRGSVIDTDGSISGSGDRRWHQVSAELGAGEQTIRWRYTTDPQYQGRGVYVDGVKITSRGGVLLDGERSPESFTASGWRLSRR, encoded by the coding sequence ATGGCAACCCCTGCAGTTGCTGGCAGCAACGATTCCGGCCGGTTCGACCGGCCGCACGACGGCTACGCGCCGAAGACCACGCTGCTGCGCGACGCCACCCCTGCCCAGGCCGGTCTCGATCCGGCGCCGATCGACGCCGCGCTGGCCCAGGTGGCCGCCTGGACCAAGCCGATCGGGACAGCGAAACCGATGTACGCGGGCGCGGTCACGCTGCTCGGCCACAACGGGAAGATCGTCACCCGGACGGCCACCGGGCTGGCGGTGAAGTACGCCGACGGCCAGGGCACCGAGCTGCCGCCGGACCAACAGCTCCCGATGCGTACCGACACGATCTTCGACATGGCCTCGGTTTCCAAGCTGTTCACGTCGATCGTCGTGATGCAGCTGGTCGAGAAGGGCAAGGTCGACCTGGACGCGCCGATCGCCACGTACGTCCCCGAGTTCGCGCAGAACGGCAAGGAGCACGTCAGCGTACTGCAGGCACTCACGCACACCAGCGGATTCCCGTCCTGGTTGCCCTTGTGGAGCAGCGGGAAGACGCCGGAGGAGCGGCTGCAGCTCGCCCTGACCGCGAAACTGCAGGACCCACCGGGGACGAAGTACCTGTACAGCGACCTGAACCTGATCGCCCTCGGCGAGCTGGCCCATCGGGTGACCGGGAAGACGCTGGACAAGCTGGTCGCCGACGGGATCACCAAGCCGCTGCAGATGCGCGACACCGGCTACAACCCGGACGCGAAGAAGAAGCCACGGATCGCCGCGACCGAGTACCAGTCGTCCCCGCCACGCGGCATGGTCTGGGGTTCGGTGCACGACGAGAACGCCTGGTCCCTGGGCGGCGTGGCCGGGCACGCGGGCGTTTTCAGTACGGCGGACGACATGGCCGTACTGGCGCAGGCACTCCTGAACGGCGGCAGCTACCGCGGCGCGCGGATCCTGAAGGAATCCTCGGTCACCGCGATGATCACGAACTTCAACCAGAGCTTCCCCGGCAACGACCACGGGCTCGGCTTCGAGCTGAACCAGCGCTGGTACATGGGCGGGCTCTCCGGTCCGCGCACCGCCGGCCACACCGGGTACACGGGGACGTCGCTGGTGATCGACTTCGACTCGCGGTCGTTCGCGATCCTGCTCAGCAACCGGGTCCACCCGAGCCGCGACTGGGGCAGCAACAGCCCCGCCCGCCGGGCCGTCGCGCAAGGCCTCGCGCTGGCCCTCGGCGTCGGCCCACGGCACGGAAAGGACGCCTGGTTCTCCGGTACGGCCGACAACGCGACCACCACCTTGGCCACCAGGATCGCCGTTCCGCCGACCGGCGCGAAGCTGGCGTTCGACCTGTTCATCGACACCGAGGACACGGATCTGCTGTACCTGGAGACGTCCAGCGACGGCACGACCTGGACGAAGGTGCCGTTCTCCGTACTGGACCGGGGTTCGGTGATCGACACCGACGGCTCGATCAGCGGCTCCGGCGACCGGCGCTGGCATCAGGTCAGCGCCGAACTGGGCGCGGGCGAGCAGACCATCCGCTGGCGGTACACGACCGATCCGCAGTACCAGGGCCGCGGCGTGTACGTGGACGGCGTCAAGATCACCAGCCGGGGCGGTGTACTCCTCGACGGCGAACGCTCGCCGGAGTCATTTACCGCATCGGGTTGGAGACTTTCGCGTCGGTGA
- a CDS encoding exo-beta-N-acetylmuramidase NamZ domain-containing protein: MKRRSLLAGAGAVAAAPLIDVPTASAGTHRKVMTGAEVLARSGWRALAGQKVGVISNPTGILPDYTHVVDTMHASGKVDIVAVFGPEHGFRGSAQAGGSEGDHVDPRTGIMVYDAYGANADKLATLYAKSGVETVVFDIQDVGARFYTYIWTMFEAMLAAVRTGARFVVLDRPNPVGGYARGPMLKPGYTSGVGKKEILQQHGMTVGELARMFDAEYLPLEPNGGRLKDLTVIQVSNWKRDQLYDATGLTWVMPSPNMPTPDTALLYPGLCLFEATDMSEGRGTTRPFELIGAPYVDYRWAQALQTKNIPGVAFREAYFTPTISKNANVLCGGLQVQITDPGKAEAITAATHLIVEARKLYPEFTWRAETPPGRWIDLLTGSDRFRTMLLAGATADQIVAAWRPETEAWTARRAKYLLYKGAHR, encoded by the coding sequence ATGAAACGACGCAGTCTGCTCGCGGGCGCCGGCGCGGTCGCCGCCGCCCCGCTGATCGACGTACCCACCGCCTCGGCCGGGACGCACCGCAAGGTGATGACCGGCGCCGAGGTGCTCGCGAGGAGCGGCTGGCGCGCGCTGGCCGGCCAGAAGGTCGGCGTGATCAGCAACCCGACCGGCATCCTGCCCGACTACACGCACGTCGTGGACACCATGCACGCGTCCGGGAAGGTCGACATCGTCGCGGTCTTCGGCCCCGAACACGGCTTCCGCGGCAGTGCGCAGGCGGGCGGTTCGGAGGGCGATCACGTCGACCCACGGACCGGCATCATGGTGTACGACGCGTACGGCGCGAACGCGGACAAGCTCGCCACGCTGTACGCGAAGTCCGGCGTGGAAACCGTGGTGTTCGACATCCAGGACGTCGGCGCGCGGTTCTACACGTACATCTGGACCATGTTCGAGGCCATGCTCGCGGCGGTCCGGACCGGCGCGCGGTTCGTCGTCCTGGACCGGCCGAACCCGGTCGGCGGGTACGCCCGCGGGCCGATGCTCAAACCCGGGTACACCTCCGGCGTCGGCAAGAAGGAGATCCTCCAGCAGCACGGGATGACGGTGGGCGAGCTGGCCCGGATGTTCGACGCCGAGTACCTCCCGCTGGAACCGAACGGCGGCCGGCTGAAGGACCTCACCGTCATCCAGGTCTCGAACTGGAAGCGCGACCAGCTGTACGACGCGACCGGCCTGACGTGGGTGATGCCAAGTCCGAACATGCCCACGCCGGACACTGCCCTGCTGTACCCGGGTCTGTGTCTGTTCGAGGCGACCGACATGTCCGAGGGGCGCGGCACGACGCGGCCGTTCGAGCTGATCGGCGCGCCGTACGTCGACTACCGCTGGGCGCAGGCGCTGCAGACCAAGAACATCCCCGGCGTCGCGTTCCGGGAGGCGTACTTCACGCCGACGATCAGCAAGAACGCGAACGTACTGTGCGGTGGTCTGCAGGTACAGATCACCGACCCGGGCAAGGCGGAGGCGATCACGGCCGCGACGCACCTGATCGTCGAGGCCCGTAAGCTCTACCCGGAGTTCACCTGGCGGGCGGAGACCCCACCCGGCCGATGGATCGACCTGCTGACCGGATCGGACCGATTCCGGACCATGCTGCTCGCCGGCGCGACCGCCGACCAGATCGTCGCGGCCTGGCGGCCCGAGACCGAGGCGTGGACCGCTCGGCGGGCGAAGTACCTTCTGTACAAGGGAGCGCACCGATGA
- a CDS encoding glycoside hydrolase family 3 N-terminal domain-containing protein, with translation MELTRRQTLGLAAATVAGSTVAGPLAADARPDRWVHDTLRRMTLEQKVGQLFVCYAYGAAADTADARNTKLFGVATPAEVVAKYHLGGVIYFTWTDSVKDPRQIAQLSNGLQAAAIANGGVPLQISTDQEYGTVVRVGPPVTQFPGGMPLGATRSAAYARKAGAIAGRELKAIGITTDFAPDADVNLNPLNPVIGVRSISSDPTLVSQLVAAQVKGYQRDGRIVATAKHFPGHGDTDTDSHVGIPEIHHTLAEWTEFDLPPFQAAIRAGIQSIMTAHIVVKALDPSGDPATLSRPILTGILREQLRFDGVVITDSLAMQGVRDKYGDAEIPLRAIEAGVDQLLMPVDPGLAYNSVLAAVRGGRISETRIDESVTRILTLKRGNGLVDRPYVDLTRVAKLIGTPASYAEAQRIADHSTTLLRNDADLFPLSPAPRKILVTGFSPTTLATALQRRGATTVVKDTGTTPTDAKIADALAATGAADLTIVLTNKAWDTEVTDKLAKQQKLVNGLLSTGRPVIVIPVRDPYDVAYFQPAATTLVTYGNTAVSMEALAKVLYGEIAPTGKLPVEIPARPNGTDPAPVLHPFGHGLTFDPRDTRLTVASYNIHAGAGTDNVFDLDRTAQALKALDADLIGLQEVDVHWDARSQWLDTIAELAGKLGMYSAFAPIYDFDPPATGQPRRQYGVGLLSRFPIVRGENHSITRLSTQDPNPVPAPAPGFLEAEVDVRGRRLHAYCTHLDYRGDPTVRRMQVADTTRILAQDRRGDLQVLVGDFNAEATAPELAGLWTRLTDSWTAAGKTTGGPYTCPAVAANKRIDFVTVGAGLRVRRAEVPAEVPVAQAPSDHRPIVADLTFRS, from the coding sequence ATGGAACTGACCCGACGCCAAACCCTCGGACTGGCGGCGGCCACCGTCGCGGGTTCGACGGTCGCCGGCCCCCTCGCCGCCGATGCCCGCCCGGACCGCTGGGTCCACGACACGCTGCGCCGGATGACGCTGGAGCAGAAGGTCGGCCAGCTGTTCGTCTGTTACGCGTACGGCGCTGCCGCCGATACCGCCGACGCCCGCAACACCAAGCTGTTCGGCGTCGCCACGCCGGCCGAAGTGGTCGCGAAGTACCACCTCGGCGGCGTCATCTACTTCACCTGGACCGATTCGGTGAAGGACCCGCGGCAGATCGCCCAGCTGTCGAACGGCCTGCAGGCCGCCGCGATCGCGAACGGCGGCGTCCCGCTGCAGATCAGCACCGACCAGGAGTACGGCACCGTCGTCCGGGTCGGGCCGCCCGTGACCCAGTTCCCCGGCGGGATGCCGCTCGGCGCGACCCGCTCGGCCGCGTACGCGCGCAAGGCCGGCGCGATCGCCGGACGTGAGCTGAAGGCGATCGGCATCACCACCGACTTCGCGCCGGACGCCGACGTCAACCTGAACCCGCTGAACCCGGTGATCGGCGTCCGCTCGATCTCGTCCGACCCCACGCTGGTCTCGCAGCTGGTCGCCGCCCAGGTGAAGGGGTACCAGCGGGACGGCCGGATCGTCGCCACCGCGAAGCACTTCCCCGGTCACGGCGACACCGACACCGACAGCCACGTCGGCATCCCGGAGATCCACCACACGCTGGCGGAGTGGACCGAGTTCGACCTGCCACCGTTCCAGGCGGCGATCCGGGCCGGCATCCAGTCGATCATGACCGCGCACATCGTGGTCAAGGCACTCGACCCGTCCGGCGACCCGGCCACCTTGAGCCGGCCGATCCTGACCGGAATCCTGCGCGAACAGCTCCGTTTCGACGGGGTGGTGATCACCGACTCGCTCGCGATGCAGGGCGTCCGGGACAAGTACGGCGACGCGGAGATCCCGCTCCGGGCGATCGAGGCCGGCGTCGACCAGTTGCTGATGCCGGTCGATCCCGGTCTGGCGTACAACTCGGTGCTGGCCGCGGTTCGTGGTGGCCGGATCAGCGAGACCCGGATCGACGAGAGCGTCACCCGCATCCTCACGCTGAAGCGCGGGAACGGCCTGGTGGATCGCCCGTACGTCGACCTGACCCGGGTCGCGAAACTGATCGGTACTCCGGCGAGCTACGCCGAGGCGCAGCGGATCGCCGACCACAGTACGACGCTGCTGCGCAACGACGCCGACCTCTTCCCGCTATCACCGGCGCCGCGGAAGATCCTGGTCACCGGCTTCTCCCCCACGACGCTCGCGACCGCGCTGCAGCGCCGCGGCGCAACGACCGTCGTCAAGGACACCGGCACCACGCCGACCGACGCGAAGATCGCCGACGCGCTGGCGGCCACCGGCGCGGCCGATCTGACCATTGTGCTGACCAACAAAGCGTGGGACACCGAGGTCACTGACAAGCTGGCCAAGCAGCAGAAGCTGGTCAACGGCCTGCTGTCCACCGGACGCCCGGTGATCGTGATCCCGGTCCGCGACCCGTACGACGTCGCGTACTTCCAGCCTGCCGCGACCACCCTGGTCACGTACGGGAACACGGCCGTGTCGATGGAGGCGCTGGCCAAGGTGCTGTACGGCGAGATCGCGCCGACGGGCAAGCTCCCGGTCGAGATCCCGGCACGACCGAACGGCACGGATCCGGCGCCGGTGCTGCATCCGTTCGGTCACGGGCTCACCTTCGATCCGCGCGACACCCGGCTGACCGTTGCCTCGTACAACATTCACGCCGGTGCCGGTACGGACAACGTGTTCGACCTGGACCGGACCGCGCAGGCACTGAAGGCGCTGGACGCGGACCTGATCGGTTTGCAGGAGGTCGACGTCCACTGGGACGCCCGCAGCCAGTGGCTGGACACGATTGCCGAGCTGGCCGGAAAACTCGGCATGTACTCGGCGTTCGCCCCGATCTACGACTTCGATCCGCCCGCGACGGGTCAGCCACGGCGGCAGTACGGCGTCGGCCTGCTGTCCCGGTTCCCGATCGTGCGCGGCGAGAACCACTCGATCACCAGGCTGTCCACCCAGGACCCGAATCCGGTGCCCGCGCCGGCGCCCGGTTTCCTGGAGGCGGAGGTCGACGTACGCGGGCGCCGGCTGCATGCGTACTGCACGCACCTGGACTACCGCGGCGACCCGACCGTACGCAGGATGCAGGTCGCGGACACGACGCGGATTCTGGCGCAGGACCGGCGCGGGGATCTGCAGGTACTCGTCGGCGACTTCAACGCCGAGGCCACGGCGCCGGAGCTGGCCGGCTTGTGGACCCGGCTGACCGATTCGTGGACCGCCGCCGGGAAGACGACCGGCGGTCCGTACACCTGTCCGGCGGTCGCCGCGAACAAGCGGATCGACTTCGTCACCGTCGGCGCCGGGCTGCGGGTGCGGCGGGCCGAGGTGCCCGCGGAGGTCCCGGTCGCGCAGGCGCCGAGTGACCACCGACCGATCGTTGCCGACCTGACGTTCCGTTCCTGA